Within Capra hircus breed San Clemente chromosome 7, ASM170441v1, whole genome shotgun sequence, the genomic segment AAAACTGTCCAAAGATTCTCTGCAGCTTGAACCAGATCCAAAGTCCCTGCAGTTTAAGTAAGATCCAAACTTATTATCAGACCctagaaaaatgtatataatatggTCCCTTCCAGTCTTTTCTATCTCAACTCTCATATTCTCCTGTCCACTCATTAAGTTCCAGCTGCAGTGGCCTTCTTGATGTTTTTGAAACACATCAAGCTCGTTACTGCCTCAAGACCTCTGTACTTGCTATTACTTTTTCTGGGAATACACTTCCCTTAGCTCTTATATGATTAACCTTTCATCAGTCAGAACTCAGCCCAAATGACATCTTGATTAAAAGAAAGAACAGCTGTAGCCTTATGTTTGTATGGCCCCTTTTCTTCACAGCACCGATTTTGACGTGCAGCTCTATTAATTCACTCATTAGTTTGCTTGGGCATTTTCAGAAATCTCTACCAGAAGAAACGTTCACATAGGCAGAGACTTCGTCTTGTTTGTTCACTGATGTTTCTTCAAAGCCTTGAACACTCCTTGGTACACAGTAAATCCTCaagaagtatttattgaatacaaTAACACAACTCTTCAGTTAACAGATAAGAAAATGTAGATCTGAGAGTTTGAGTTACTTTCCCAAAGGTTTACAGAATTTCTTACAGGTGTGCCTGATTCTGAATCCTTTTGCTTCAGCAGGGTACTGTCAAAAATGAAGTGTCAGAAAGCAGGCAGGGCTAGGTGATGAGCAGGTGTTGGATTCTATCATGGAGGCAATCAAAGCCAAAAAGGCATACTGATCACACTTTGCCCCAGGAGCCCTGAATTTTCAATGGAACAAGATACTTGAAAAATCTATTGATCTCCCATTTTTGTTATGCTGTACAGGTGACGAGGATCAACGGAGATTTGTACTTTTCTACGCACAACGTTGCAACCTCAATTTGTATTTCCACCCAGATTCCCACAACTTTGCAGAATGCACTGCTCTGAGTGCCCACACCTTACCTAATCTAGTGCCACCGTTTGTGACAGTTCTGCGTTCCCAGCTCCTTCCAATTCAGAGAAAcgtctcccctcctctcctgctcCCTGCTCAGGAAACCAGCGCGCCCCACCCAGCTGTCCTCTCACTGAACGTCTGACAAGTGCATTGGCCCACAGTCCGCGAAGGGGCGGGGCTTCTGTCTCGGGGGCTCTTCAAAAGGGATCCGAGGTCTGAGCAGTTTCTGAAGCACTAGCCCTCTCCGGGCCTCCTTCCCCAAGCCTGTGCTTTCCtgcctgctttctttttcttttctggctcAGCTTGGGAAAGAGGCTTATTCCAGAGGAGGCTCAGGTCTTGCATTTTAATAGCAGTTATGGAAAAACATGAGAATGTTTCCTGGATCTACCAACAGGACCTGGAAGATCCCTTCAAGGAATACCTGAACAACACAGACGACTACCTAGCTTTGCTCTGTGGGCCTCGTCGCAGCCACCTCTTCCTCCCGGTGACTGTGGTGTATGCTCTGATTTTTGTGGTGGGGGTCGTTGGCAATCTCCTGGTGTGCCTGGTGATTCTTCGACACCAGACGATGAAGACCCCCACCAATTACTACCTCTTCAGCTTGGCTGTCTCCGACCTCCTAGTCCTGCTTCTCGGGATGCCCCTGGAAGTCTATGAGATGTGGCGCAACTACCCCTTCCTGTTTGGGCCGGTGGGCTGCTACTTCAAGACGGCCCTCTTCGAGACCGTGTGCTTCGCCTCCATCCTCAGCGTCACCACGGTCAGCGTGGAGCGCTACGTGGCCGTCCTCCACCCGTTCCGGGCCAAACTGAAGAGCACCCGGCGCAGGGCCCTCCGCATCCTCGGCATCGTCTGGGGCCTCTCTGTTCTCTTTTCTGTGCCCAACACCAGCATCCACGGCATCAAGCTCCACTACTTCCCCAACGGGTCCTTCATCCCAGGCTCTGCCACCTGTACCGTCATCAAGCCCATGTGGATCTATAATTTCATTATCCAGGTCACCTCCTTCCTCTTCTACATCCTCCCCATGACGGTCATCAGTGTCCTCTACTACCTCATGGGGCTCAAGGTGAGTATCCGAACTGGCTGCAGTCCTTAAGGTGGcgttccttcttttttctctgactCAAAGTTCAGagaaacacttagaactggagAAATTCAGAACTGGAAGGAACCTTAGAGAAAAACAGGGTGAACTCAGAGGGGAAAGTCAGAAGCTAACAGACTGGCTTTCAGTTGGACAGACAGTAACCACAGCTATAAATCATGTTCCTTAACTCACTTTTCATCATTCTTCCCTCTGTAACTGTGGTTCTCAAACCTAGGTATTCCTACAAACCACCTTGAAACTTTACTATGGAAACTGATGTGTGAGTCCCTTCCTACAGAGAAGTCTGATTTAGTAGGTCTGGGATAGAGCTCCATTTTAAATAGCACAAGGCAGCCACCCCTGGAGAGACTGTTTCATACCCTGTGGTCTCTTTCCTGTCCTCACCTGCTTTGCCTGCATTGAAATTTTTCTCTGCACCAACTTGGtctgaatataaaataaactatcCCTGTGTagtttatcggagaaggcaatggcaccccacttcagtactcttgcctggaaaatcctatggacgcaggagcctgactgagcgactttgctttcacttttcacttccatgcattggagaaggaaatggcaacccactccagtgttcttgcctggagaatcccagggacgggggagcctggtgggctgctgtctatggggtctcacagagtcggacatgactgaagtgacttagcagcagcaatgtagtTTATACTCCAAGACAGATATACAGTTTTAAAGTCAGACACTTCCTTGTGGTGGTTGCTTTGATCCTTTCGTAGAAATATcagattaaaatacaaaaatatggcCTGAGTGAAATCAACCGGACAAGTGGAGTTTGAAGGACAAAGAGGTAAACAGAGTGCCTAAAATAGATTAGAAGACAGTGTGAATAAGATATAGCTGGAATTAATAGAATATTATTACTTAGTTTGCAACATTTTATAATTAGGGTTTACCTTCATGTGCTCATGATGaaaacttatttctttttttttctttttttctggatctAAATTATCTGAAActgttgtcttgtttttaatGAAAGGAGAAGTGAGTCTGTATGATTCTTTTCCTGGTATATTCTGCATCAAAAATCACAGAGAGGAAAACTAAACATGACAGTTTTATACCCATTTAAGGAGGTAGTTATGTAGGAAATAGTCATGAGACCATTTAGACTCCAAGTTATGAAGCTCACATATAAGATGCCTTTAGGTAATGTCACACAATTCTCTCCTGGAATTAGattttgtatttataaaatgagaagttTACATCAGATCTTATGTATTAGCACTCCTGATCACTCTAACAGTCTATGGTtccttaagaaaaggaaaaggaaatctttgaGTGGGAGCAATGTGAGTtacaaatgaaaggaaaacaaaacaggcatcGCATTCACATCCTATGTTGTAAGATGGCTCTGGTACCATGTATTATGTGGTAATTAATATACTCCCATCTCAGTGCATCTCTGAGAAAGTTGTATGTCAAAAATGAGTGTCCCGCAGGTGGTCCTTTCGAATGAATACTGTGCCTAAAGTGAATGGCAAAGTCTAAGGTGGAAGAACAGATTTTTCAGTACACAGGAGTAAATCTAATCAGGCAGAGAACTTTGCCAGTCTCCTCCTGGTGGACTGGCCTCTGTAATTCCAGAGACATGTGTCAAACCAGACTAGCTCACAGTCACCATGTCTTTATCAAGCCCTGTGCATCGCACTGTGGGGAAAGGACTTCTGCATGATTCCATGAGCCCTATGAGAAATATCCACCCCAAATGTACCAATACAATCTCTACTAACAGTGAACAATCACTTGTCTCAGGTTAAATTGGAGGAACTATCTAACTCTGAATAGGAAGCGCATGTTTCCCTTTCCAAACAATTACTTGAAGTGTCGCTTTGTTGTGATGTCATGAGTCTACTGCTCCCTGGTTATCAGGAGCTAGGTGATAGATAACAGCTGAGAAACCACCCCAGTCTGCTTTGTGTATACAGTGCAACTTACAGCATCCTATTCTCAGGAAGGATGAGGTGTTACCCAGGGGACACTGGAAAGGAACTATCTGCTTAGAATGTCTCTTCTATAGGAATTTAAAGATTTCTAGACTGGGGGTCAAAAGTAGACCCTAATCTGTGGCATTGATCTCAAGACCTTTGCaccttttgctgtttttttttttttttttttttttttggcccggAAACATCCCTACTGCCCACCGCCACAATCCTTTTTGCCTTTCTAACTCTCACTTATCCTTTAAGTCATACTTTATTCACACTTACTCCGGGAAGTTCTCCCTGATTCCATAACTGCCTGGTTCCCCTGTAGATGCTCATGATTCCTAGCGATTTCCCATCATTGCATTTATCACAATTTATAATTCTATATTTGTGGGTTCCTTAACTTCCTTTCCAACTAGACTGTAagatcagtgaatgaatgaatgagccaaaattatttcctttattgttgGACTTCACCTTCTCTACCTTCAAAATAGGAGATGTGGAAATGTTCTCTCAGAGGGCTTTTTTGATCTGAAAGATTTTAAAGAGATTTGTTCAACTCTGATGAGTACTGATTCTCATGGCAAATCTAAAGATATGACTGAATCTGGACAAATGCCTTCAGAAGGCAGAAAACCAAGACTGATGAAATCCCAGGAgcaaaagagaaggaagggagccATATGAGGGCTCAAAATTGACCACTCAGAGATTCTTCATCATTCCAGGACTCAAGTCTCCAATGAGCTGCTCTCTATGGTTCTAACATGATGGAGATGGAAAATAGCCAATCCCAGGGCaagtccctccccatctcctgcatGCAACATTAATGCTTGAACTGAAGACGATGTATTACGAATAGGAGCAGAATTCAGCGAGGGCAAACAGAATTTgactgttggtttgttttttttttaattaacagatTTTGTTCAGATTGTGGAGATACTTACACAAAAGCTATAATTATAACTTGGTATTCtaaagttggacttccctggtggctcagatggtaaagtgtctgcctataatgcaggagacccgggttcaatccctgggtctggaagatctcctggagaaggaaatggcaccccactccggtactcttgcctggaaaatcccatggacagaagagcctggtaggctacagtccatggggtcgcaaagagtcggacacaactgagcgacttaaggTTATATAAATGAACTCACAAactatataaatgaatcactggTAAAATGATTTTAATCAATATAAACAACTGATCGGGATTATCTGATTGATAATCAACCCCATGTCTCCCTTCACCTTTTATCATACATAGCTAAAAGGAGTGGAGCAGCAAGACTTCTGAACTTCCTACAGAGTGATGAcaattttcctctcctctttttgtaacctcacttttaaaataaatgtttagggTTGGGTGGGAATAATCAATAGGTAAATATATACTTTGTTAAACATCTGAAGGGAAATGAAATTATTCAACAAGAAATAATGCAGCATttaggagagggtgtggagaaaaaggaaccctcttacactgttggtggcaatgcaaactagtacagccactatggagaacagtgtggagattccttaaaaaactgtaaacagaactaccttatgacccagcaatcccactgctgggcatacacaccgaggaaaccagaattgaaagagacacaggtaccccaatgttcatcgcagcattgtttataatagccaggacatggaagcaacctagatgcccatcagcagatgaatggataagaaagctgtggtacatagacacaatggagtattactcagccattaaaaagaatacatttgaatcagttctaatgaggtggatgaaactggagccgattatacagagtgaagtaagccagaaagaaaaacaccaatacagtatactaacacatatatatggaatttagaaagatggtaacaataaccctgtatgcgagacagcaaaagagacacagatgtacagaacagtcttttggactctgtgggagagggagagggtgggatgatttgggagaatggcattgaaacatgtatactatcatgtaagaaacaaatcgccagtccaggtttgatgcatgatactggatgcttggggctggtgccctgggatgacccagagggatggtacggagagggaagaggggagggggttcaggatggtgaacatgtgtatacctgcggcggattcatgttgatgtatggcaaaaccaatacaatattgtaaagtaattaacctccaattaaaataaataattttattatttttattttattaaaaaagaaataatgcagcATTTAATATTGGCTAAACAAATTGTTTGGATTCTATTCTGCTATGTTAACCCCTTCAAATTCTGTTGAAACCATGTAACACATAAATATTCTGTTTCTTACTCTTCTTCTAGTTGAATAGTTGTGTCACTGTAACCTAAGAAAGCCAAAATGTAAGTAATGATTAATACACACATGAATTTTCTTTTCAGTGCAAACTACACTGAAAAAGAAGCCTGTTCCTAAAAGGATTGTGTGAGCCATTTGCCAGCTGTTTGATTTAAGGAAACtgttccctggagtagaaaaatTTCTAATGTTGAATGCACCCAGAGAAGTGACTAATAGATCTTAATAATCTTTCATTGCTCTTGATTATAGACTGGAATCAAATAATGGAATAACTATCTTGTAATAAGGACAAATGTTTTCAATGGTATGAAATAATCAGAAACTTTAGTAGATTTAATTGAAGGTGAGTTAGAAAGATTAGTTTGATTTATTGCTCTAACCTTAAGCACAAGTGTTTCTCTTCTCAGTGTATCTTGATCCTTATTTGTGTCAACACAAGTACAGCTTGTGGGTGAGTGGTACCATGAGAAGAATTTCTAGAAGGGACTCCATAATACAGATGAGTGGGCCCAcagctataaataaatatttcatgaaaatttaTTATGCcttttgaggaaactcaggacaATAATCAGAATCACAATAtatgacttttgtttttctttgggccacatcacatggcttgcaggatctcagttccctgaccagggattgaaccctggccacaGCAGTAAAACCCCAAGAATCCTAACCatgaggccaccagggaactcctagaatcaaaatatataatttactgACTATCATGTGCCAGCCAGTGAGTTAAGAACTCTACCTGCATTGTTTTCTTTTACTCTGATattcctgggaagcccttattcttATATAAATAACATCTTAACATCTTTAGATCCttctcatttattt encodes:
- the NMUR2 gene encoding neuromedin-U receptor 2, giving the protein MEKHENVSWIYQQDLEDPFKEYLNNTDDYLALLCGPRRSHLFLPVTVVYALIFVVGVVGNLLVCLVILRHQTMKTPTNYYLFSLAVSDLLVLLLGMPLEVYEMWRNYPFLFGPVGCYFKTALFETVCFASILSVTTVSVERYVAVLHPFRAKLKSTRRRALRILGIVWGLSVLFSVPNTSIHGIKLHYFPNGSFIPGSATCTVIKPMWIYNFIIQVTSFLFYILPMTVISVLYYLMGLKLKKDQHLEADKVTANIQRPSRKSVTKMLFVLVLVFAICWAPFHIDRLFFSFVEEWTEPLAAVFNLIHVVSGVFFYLSSAVNPIIYNLLSHRFQAAFRTVIPPSCQQQHSHNHSPGPSVQRNIFLTECHLVELTEDAGSQFPCQLSVLSSHLPAALCTGQAPRKELSKS